One Cottoperca gobio chromosome 23, fCotGob3.1, whole genome shotgun sequence genomic region harbors:
- the chst11 gene encoding carbohydrate sulfotransferase 11, translated as MAAQSLLSSKSPLMSLQTVTCCFSFTATSLPLSSSLPEQPELSGAAVLHQTRRDQVVDACRVYSASSRKRRVLTPGDLKHLVVDEDHELIYCYVPKVACTNWKRVMMVLTGRGKYSDPMEIPSNEAHIPSNLKTLNQYSIAEINHRLKNYLKFLFVREPFERLVSAYRNKFTLKYNSSFHKRFGTRIIRRYRKNATQDALLNGADVKFKEFAEYLVDPATQRDGPLNEHWQTVYQLCHPCHIHYDMVGKYDTLEEDANYVLRLVGVGDSLHFPSYAKSTRTTDAMTAQFFSNISTQQQIQLYQLYKLDFLMFNYSTPSYLRLD; from the exons TTACCTGTTGTTTCAGTTTCACAGCaacgtctctccctctctcttcttctctacctGAACAGCCGGAGTTGTCTGGAGCAGCTGTCCTGCACCAGACGCGGAGGGATCAGGTGGTGGATGCCTGTCGAGTCTACAGTGCGTCCAGCCGTAAGCGCAGAGTCCTGACACCCGGAGACCTCAAACACCTCGTAGTGGACGAGGATCATGAGCTCATCTACTGCTACGTGCCCAAGGTGGCCTGCACCAACTGGAAACGCGTCATGATGGTGCTGACGGGCCGGGGAAAATACAG TGACCCGATGGAAATCCCTTCCAATGAAGCCCACATTCCTTCCAACCTGAAGACGCTGAACCAGTACAGTATTGCTGAGATCAACCACCGCCTCAAGAACTACCTCAAGTTCCTCTTCGTCCGCGAGCCCTTCGAGAGGCTGGTCTCCGCATACCGCAACAAGTTCACCCTCAAGTACAACTCGTCCTTTCACAAGCGCTTCGGCACCCGCATCATCCGCCGCTACCGCAAGAACGCCACGCAGGACGCCCTGCTCAACGGTGCTGATGTCAAATTCAAAGAATTCGCTGAATACCTGGTGGACCCAGCCACTCAGCGCGATGGCCCACTCAACGAGCACTGGCAGACCGTCTACCAGCTTTGTCACCCATGTCACATCCACTACGACATGGTGGGCAAGTACGACACACTGGAAGAGGACGCTAACTACGTGTTGCGGCTGGTTGGTGTTGGCGACTCCTTGCACTTCCCCAGCTACGCCAAGTCTACGCGCACCACGGATGCAATGACGGCCCAGTTCTTCAGCAATATCAGCACTCAGCAGCAGATCCAACTCTACCAGCTTTACAAGTTGGACTTCCTCATGTTCAACTACTCCACACCCAGCTACCTCCGGCTGGACTAA